A single genomic interval of Dromiciops gliroides isolate mDroGli1 chromosome 1, mDroGli1.pri, whole genome shotgun sequence harbors:
- the LOC122746390 gene encoding 60S ribosomal protein L21-like yields the protein MTNRLFTGSAIFQQVAKMTNTKGKRRGTKYMFSRPFRKHDVVPSSMYMQIYEKGDIVDIKGMGTVQQGMPHKCYHGKTERVYNVTQHAVNIVVNKQVKGKILAKRINVQIEHIKHSKSRGSFLKRVKENDKKEAKEKRHLRSTETSACSTQRSTLCGDHW from the coding sequence atgacaaacaggctTTTCACCGGCTCTGCCATATTCCAGCAAGTTGCCAAAATgacaaacacaaaaggaaaaaggagagggacaaAATACATGTTTTCTAGGCCCTTTAGAAAACATGATGTTGTCCCTTCatctatgtatatgcaaatatacgAGAAAGGTGATATTGTAGATATCAAGGGTATGGGCACAGTTCAGCAAGGAATGCCCCACAAATGTTACCATGGCAAGACTGAACGGGTCTATAATGTTACTCAACATGCTGTAAATATTGTTGTAAACAAACAGGTTAAAGGCAAGATTCTAGCCAAGAGAATTAATGTGCAAATTGAGCATATTAAGCATTCTAAGAGTAGAGGTAGCTTCCTcaagagggtaaaagaaaatgacaagaaggaagccaaagaaaaaagGCACCTGCGTTCAACTGAAACTTCAGCCTGCTCCACCCAGAGAAGCACACTTTGTGGGGACCATTGGTAA